Proteins encoded in a region of the Brevundimonas vesicularis genome:
- a CDS encoding Rrf2 family transcriptional regulator produces the protein MKRDSRLSNILHALLHMAEHETRTGSPMTSDQLAVCLSTNPVVVRRTMAGLREQGLVASEKGHGGGWRLSRPLDQVTLGQVNTALGGADLFPAAPPVDADGCLVEAAVNDALAETYAAARALLIARLNDITLADLAADFSRRMAEHPKRDLLHAHARKS, from the coding sequence ATGAAAAGGGATTCCCGCCTGTCCAACATTCTCCACGCCCTGCTGCACATGGCCGAGCATGAGACACGCACCGGCTCGCCAATGACCTCGGACCAGCTGGCGGTCTGTCTTTCGACCAATCCGGTGGTGGTGCGCCGAACCATGGCCGGCCTGCGCGAGCAGGGATTGGTGGCGTCGGAAAAGGGGCATGGCGGCGGCTGGCGTCTCTCGCGACCGCTGGATCAGGTCACGCTGGGCCAGGTGAACACGGCCCTCGGCGGCGCGGATCTGTTTCCGGCCGCTCCGCCTGTCGATGCCGACGGCTGCCTGGTCGAGGCGGCGGTCAACGACGCCCTGGCCGAGACCTACGCCGCCGCCCGCGCCCTGCTGATCGCGCGCCTGAACGACATAACCCTGGCCGATCTGGCGGCGGATTTCTCGCGCCGCATGGCCGAACATCCCAAGAGAGACCTCCTGCATGCCCACGCCCGAAAGTCCTGA
- a CDS encoding NAD(P)/FAD-dependent oxidoreductase yields the protein MPTPESPDVMPHDALIIGGSYAGLSAAMQLVRARRRVLVIDDGRPRNRFAARAHGVLTNDGKPGAEITASARSQVAAYPTAAFRMAEAVEVERIDGGFSVAFADGTRTSGRRLLLSHGVEDVLVDIPGVKERWGRTALHCPWCHGYEIGGGPIGVLGRGDHAVPYAATVAEWGQVTLFMDLDVGLSPEDAHLLDRRGVTIEATPIARLEGEAPDLSGARLTDGRFVGLKAIFVGANVRVASPFAERLGCEMTDTPMGRVIKVDAMQQTTQPGVFAAGDLARAASNITLATSDGMIAAHALFRSLVEEETAVAA from the coding sequence ATGCCCACGCCCGAAAGTCCTGACGTCATGCCGCACGACGCCCTGATCATCGGCGGCTCCTATGCCGGCCTGTCCGCAGCCATGCAGCTGGTCCGCGCGCGCCGCCGCGTTCTTGTTATCGACGACGGCCGGCCGCGCAATCGGTTCGCCGCTCGCGCCCATGGCGTTCTGACGAATGACGGAAAGCCCGGCGCTGAGATCACGGCGTCCGCCCGGTCTCAGGTCGCGGCCTATCCGACCGCCGCCTTCCGCATGGCGGAGGCGGTCGAGGTCGAACGGATCGATGGCGGTTTCTCGGTCGCCTTCGCTGACGGCACACGGACAAGCGGTCGCCGGCTGCTGCTGTCGCACGGAGTCGAGGACGTGCTGGTCGACATCCCGGGGGTGAAGGAACGCTGGGGCCGCACCGCCCTGCACTGTCCCTGGTGCCACGGCTATGAGATCGGCGGCGGTCCCATCGGCGTGCTGGGGCGCGGCGATCACGCGGTCCCGTATGCGGCGACGGTCGCCGAATGGGGCCAGGTCACTCTGTTCATGGATCTCGACGTGGGCCTGTCGCCCGAGGACGCCCATCTGCTGGATCGACGCGGGGTCACCATCGAGGCCACGCCCATCGCGCGGCTGGAGGGCGAGGCGCCGGACCTGAGCGGCGCGCGGCTGACCGACGGACGGTTCGTCGGCCTGAAGGCTATCTTCGTCGGCGCCAATGTGCGCGTCGCCAGCCCCTTCGCCGAGCGGCTGGGCTGCGAGATGACCGACACCCCGATGGGGCGAGTGATCAAGGTGGACGCCATGCAGCAGACGACCCAGCCGGGCGTCTTCGCCGCCGGCGACTTGGCGCGCGCCGCCTCCAACATCACCCTGGCGACCTCGGATGGCATGATCGCCGCCCACGCCCTGTTCAGGTCCCTGGTCGAGGAAGAGACGGCGGTCGCCGCCTAG
- a CDS encoding OsmC family protein, with amino-acid sequence MGVYEAKVVWNRGDQPFLDKRYSRAHSWSFDGGAVVPGSSAPSSVPMPMSDPAGVDPEEAMIASLSSCHMLWFLAFAANAGLVVDTYIDEASGKMGKDENGKRYLAEVTLRPFTSFTGREPDQAEIDALHHQAHDHCEMAHSVRATITVEAMIG; translated from the coding sequence ATGGGGGTCTATGAAGCCAAGGTCGTCTGGAACCGCGGCGACCAACCCTTTCTGGACAAGCGCTACAGCCGGGCCCATTCCTGGAGCTTCGACGGCGGGGCGGTGGTGCCGGGGTCGTCGGCGCCCTCCAGCGTGCCTATGCCGATGTCCGATCCGGCCGGCGTCGATCCGGAAGAGGCGATGATCGCCTCTCTGTCCAGCTGTCACATGCTGTGGTTCCTGGCCTTCGCCGCCAACGCCGGCCTGGTGGTCGACACCTATATCGACGAGGCGTCGGGAAAGATGGGCAAGGACGAAAACGGCAAGCGCTACCTCGCCGAGGTGACGCTGCGCCCCTTCACCAGCTTCACCGGCCGAGAACCCGATCAAGCCGAGATCGACGCCCTGCACCACCAGGCCCACGACCATTGCGAAATGGCCCATTCGGTCCGCGCGACCATCACGGTCGAGGCGATGATCGGCTAG
- the trpS gene encoding tryptophan--tRNA ligase — protein MTDQTPAVATYDGPRRILSGIQASGALHLGNYLGALKRFVELQDQGAPVYVFVADMHAITVWQDPAKLTAQTREIAAAYLASGLDPEKAIIFPQSAVRAHAELAWIFNCVARLGWLDRMTQFKEKSGKHKERSSVGLYTYPVLQAADILLYKATEVPVGEDQKQHLELTRDIAAKFNNDFGVPGFFPVPEPIIQGPATRVMSLRDGAAKMSKSDPSDNSRINLTDDADTIASKIKKAKTDPEPLPETLDGLNERPEAKNLVAIYAALAGLTREQVIAQFGGQGFGAFKPALADLAVSSLAPVTAEMRRLMDDPAEIDRVLKAGAERAAEVADPLVDEVKKIVGFWRA, from the coding sequence ATGACCGACCAAACCCCCGCCGTTGCGACCTATGACGGCCCTCGCCGCATCCTGTCCGGCATCCAAGCCTCAGGCGCGCTGCACCTGGGCAACTACCTCGGCGCCCTGAAGCGGTTCGTGGAACTGCAAGACCAGGGCGCGCCGGTCTATGTCTTCGTCGCCGACATGCACGCCATCACCGTGTGGCAGGATCCGGCCAAACTGACCGCCCAGACGCGCGAGATCGCCGCCGCCTATCTGGCCTCGGGCCTGGATCCGGAAAAGGCGATCATCTTCCCGCAGTCGGCCGTGCGCGCGCATGCGGAACTGGCCTGGATCTTCAACTGCGTCGCCCGCCTCGGCTGGCTCGACCGGATGACCCAGTTCAAGGAGAAGTCGGGCAAGCACAAGGAACGCTCCTCGGTCGGTCTCTATACCTATCCCGTGCTCCAGGCGGCCGACATCCTGCTGTACAAGGCCACCGAGGTGCCGGTCGGCGAGGACCAGAAGCAGCATCTGGAGCTGACCCGCGACATCGCCGCCAAGTTCAACAACGACTTCGGCGTTCCCGGCTTCTTCCCCGTACCCGAGCCGATCATCCAGGGACCGGCGACCCGCGTCATGTCCCTGCGCGACGGGGCGGCCAAGATGTCCAAGTCGGATCCGTCCGACAACAGCCGCATCAACCTGACCGACGACGCCGACACGATCGCTTCCAAGATCAAGAAGGCCAAGACCGATCCCGAGCCGTTGCCGGAAACCCTGGACGGCCTGAACGAACGGCCCGAGGCCAAGAATCTAGTCGCCATCTATGCGGCGTTGGCGGGCCTGACCCGCGAACAGGTGATCGCACAGTTCGGCGGCCAGGGCTTCGGCGCCTTCAAGCCGGCGTTGGCGGATCTGGCGGTGTCGTCGCTGGCGCCCGTGACGGCCGAGATGCGCCGCCTGATGGACGATCCGGCCGAGATCGATCGCGTGCTGAAGGCTGGGGCCGAGCGCGCCGCCGAGGTCGCTGATCCTCTGGTGGACGAGGTCAAGAAGATCGTCGGCTTCTGGAGGGCGTAA